Proteins encoded together in one Scheffersomyces stipitis CBS 6054 chromosome 5, complete sequence window:
- the GLN2 gene encoding Predicted glutamine synthetase glutamine amidotransferase: MTITENHIAILVCDWSIPTVTEKYGDFGDNTRDLLDEAANKNRSPYPLVKYQVAFPEDGEEGNEPKYVSELEQVYIKLKEDIESGIVKGVILTGSRCDSFVRDIAWISRLNQFIQQVLFNLENFPIVGICFGHQILGLNLGAKVGRNLPEVGWECGTTTINLNKDILSVRDSPFVNVLKTEDDKFLEHINLVEFHQDIVYGLPPPNTGTATKFLSIGSTSKCSIQGLLTEEGPLKVLTFQGHPEFTTPIALDLLKYDHSKGLLNDNEAEKFTYNTQSLNNQGPVIGKVIDEFISIHNTHKP; the protein is encoded by the coding sequence ATGACAATCACCGAAAACCACATTGCTATCCTCGTTTGCGACTGGAGTATCCCTACCGTTACAGAAAAGTATGGAGACTTTGGTGATAATACCAGAGATCTACTCGATGAGGCCGCTAACAAAAACAGAAGCCCATATCCTCTCGTCAAGTACCAAGTTGCGTTTCCAGAAGATGGCGAAGAAGGCAACGAACCAAAATATGTCTCTGAATTAGAGCAAGTTTACATTAAATTGAAAGAGGATATTGAATCAGGAATCGTTAAAGGTGTGATTTTGACTGGATCGCGCTGCGATTCGTTTGTAAGAGACATTGCCTGGATCTCTCGTTTGAACCAGTTCATTCAACAAGtccttttcaacttggaaaactttCCTATTGTTGGCATCTGCTTTGGACATCAAATCTTGGGTTTGAACCTTGGTGCCAAAGTTGGCAGAAACTTACCTGAAGTAGGGTGGGAGTGTGGAACTACCaccatcaacttgaacaaggatATCTTGTCGGTCAGAGATTCTCCATTTGTAAACGTTTTGAAGACAGAAGACGATaaatttcttgaacacaTCAACTTGGTGGAATTCCACCAGGACATTGTCTACGGATTACCTCCTCCAAATACAGGTACGGCAACTAAGTTCTTATCTATTGGTTCTACGAGCAAGTGCTCGATCCAGGGCTTATTGACTGAAGAAGGCCCATTGAAGGTGCTCACATTCCAGGGTCATCCAGAATTCACTACGCCAATTGCTCTCGATCTTTTGAAATACGATCATTCCAAGGGTTTATTGAATGATAACGAAGCAGAGAAATTCACTTATAACACTCAAAGCTTGAACAACCAAGGCCCTGTCATTGGAAAGGTTATTGATGAATTCATTTCCATTCACAACACTCACAAACCATAA
- the URE2 gene encoding glutathione S- transferase, nitrogen catabolite repression regulator: MSNTTPPNPNNPNNTHTISNLSAGLKSVSLTDQQQNEVNLNLLQQQLHNEATTSQQSRITHFFQNQPTEGYTLFSHRSAPNGFKVAIILSELNLPFNTIFLDFNNGEQRAPEFVTINPNARVPALIDHFNENTSIWESGAIILYLVSKFLKENGECPLWSDNLIEQSQISSWLFFQTSGHAPMIGQALHFRYFHSCPVPSAVERYTDEVRRVYGVIEMALAERREALIMDLDVENAAAYSAGTTPLSQSRYFDYPVWLVGDRATVADLSFVPWNNVVDRIGINLKVEFPEVYKWTKYMMRRPAVIRALRGD, translated from the coding sequence ATGTCTAATACTACACCCCCTAATCCCAATAATCCTAATAACACCCATACAATCTCCAACTTGTCTGCTGGGTTGAAGTCTGTATCGCTCACAGACCAACAGCAAAATGAGGTGAATCTCAATCTCTTACAGCAGCAATTACACAACGAAGCAACCACGCTGCAGCAATCCAGAATCACccacttcttccaaaaccAACCCACCGAAGGCTACACATTGTTTTCACACAGATCTGCTCCTAACGGTTTCAAGGTAGCTATCATATTGTCGGAGTTGAACTTGCCGTTCAATACGATCTTTTTGGACTTCAACAACGGCGAGCAAAGAGCTCCTGAGTTTGTAACTATAAATCCTAATGCCAGAGTACCTGCTCTCATCGATCATTTCAATGAAAACACATCCATATGGGAATCCGGTGCAATAATCTTGTACTTGGTctcaaagttcttgaaagaaaacgGAGAATGTCCCTTGTGGTCCgacaacttgattgaaCAGTCTCAGATCTCGTCGTGGTTATTCTTTCAGACTTCCGGACATGCTCCTATGATTGGCCAAGCTTTGCATTTCAGATACTTTCACTCGTGTCCCGTGCCTAGTGCTGTTGAAAGATACACCGACGAAGTGCGTAGAGTTTATGGGGTGATTGAGATGGCTCTTGCTGAAAGGAGAGAGGCATTGATCATGGATTTAGACGTAGAAAACGCTGCTGCCTACAGCGCTGGTACCACACCATTATCGCAGTCAAGGTACTTTGACTATCCCGTGTGGCTTGTGGGAGACCGTGCCACTGTGGCAGACTTGTCGTTTGTGCCATGGAATAATGTGGTGGATAGAATTGGtatcaacttgaaggtgGAGTTCCCTGAAGTCTACAAGTGGACGAAGTACATGATGAGAAGACCAGCCGTTATCCGGGCCTTACGCGGAGACTAA
- a CDS encoding predicted protein, whose amino-acid sequence MSNTFSLGPDAYKVALKSLKALKSQVNVENGQGDIGMPVYLIINIKIPIVRAKDYTPRIIPIAHKLDKLENKSILLVTKDPSTPYRTALTEKDSPTEDVFNQIYTLTKLKSIAKDPKKVYKLFKEFDIVVADNRVHKFLPNILGAQFYLKNKKIPYMVQMARPDPNAELTRAKKSNKLKDDRCDPKYVKSQMKSIVGNTSYLPNSNGNCLSVKVGMHNWEVKQILKNIDDVIQYLTEDRFRPVGGVLKSVENLGTIHVKTSESISLPVFTPADPEPEDDNDDSDFDF is encoded by the coding sequence ATGTCTAATACTTTCTCGCTTGGACCCGATGCGTACAAGGTGGCTTTGAAGTCTCTCAAAGCTTTGAAAAGTCAGGTAAATGTCGAAAATGGTCAAGGTGACATTGGCATGCCGGTCTACTTGATCATAAATATCAAAATTCCCATTGTCAGGGCCAAGGACTACACTCCTAGAATTATACCCATAGCACACAAGTTAGATAAGTTAGAAAATAAGTCGATTTTGTTGGTCACCAAAGATCCATCCACACCATATAGAACGGCGTTGACTGAAAAAGATTCACCTACTGAAGACGTCTTCAATCAGATATACACATTGACTAAGCTAAAATCCATAGCAAAAGACCCGAAAAAGGTATACAAACTCTTCAAAGAGTTTGATATAGTTGTAGCTGACAACAGAGTGCATAaatttcttccaaatatCTTGGGGGCCCAGTTTTAcctcaagaacaagaagattccGTACATGGTGCAGATGGCCAGACCGGACCCCAACGCCGAATTGACCCGTGCaaagaagtcaaacaaGCTCAAGGACGACAGATGTGATCCTAAGTATGTTAAGAGCCAGATGAAGTCGATTGTAGGAAATACCTCCTACCTCCCCAACAGCAATGGGAACTGTTTGTCCGTGAAGGTAGGTATGCACAACTGGGAAGTCAAgcaaatcttgaagaacatcGATGATGTGATTCAGTACTTGACTGAGGATAGATTCAGACCCGTGGGTGGTGTTTTGAAGAGTGTAGAGAATCTTGGAACCATACATGTAAAGACAAGTGAAAGTATAAGTTTACCGGTATTCACACCAGCTGACCCAGAGCCGGAAGACGACAATGATGATAGTGACTTTGACTTCTAG
- a CDS encoding predicted protein (go_component extracellular region~go_process cell wall biosynthesis) encodes MYVSILSGLVATALFLQLARADVAPNLPERGSTFVTNNKTLEIPVVWLESGLQPLLPQIVNYTFALCRGPRDDIESVVKLGTNIRASKLSNTTHNSFEAKLSNTKALEDDYYYIQIVASGKEFNTIHYTNIFYLSSEEVYPDQDLLYARPPPPVTNFYSQSKETSTIDTKSYFVPYSEQTGSVKYAPMQPLPSKSV; translated from the coding sequence ATGTACGTTTCCATTTTGAGCGGATTGGTTGCAACCGCACTCTTTTTGCAGCTCGCTCGTGCAGATGTGGCCCCCAATCTTCCAGAAAGAGGATCAACTTTTgtcaccaacaacaaaacCCTTGAAATACCAGTCGTCTGGCTCGAGTCGGGATTACAACCTTTGCTTCCGCAAATCGTCAACTATACGTTTGCACTTTGTAGAGGACCTAGAGACGATATCGAGTCAGTAGTGAAGCTAGGAACAAACATAAGAGCAAGTAAACTATCCAATACTACTCACAATTCCTTTGAAGCTAAGTTATCCAATACAAAAGCATTAGAAGATGACTACTACTACATTCAGATTGTTGCTTCAGGCAAAGAGTTCAACACAATTCACTACACCAATATCTTCTATCTTCTGAGCGAAGAAGTATACCCAGACCAAGACCTCCTCTATGCCCGTCCGCCACCCCCCGTAACCAATTTCTATAGCCAACTGAAAGAAACATCTACAATTGATACCAAATCATATTTTGTACCCTATCTGGAACAAACTGGTTCAGTCAAGTATGCGCCAATGCAGCCGTTACCTTCTAAATCTGTC
- a CDS encoding predicted protein (go_component membrane~go_process transport): SAPVRLLSSLLHNDDDEVEQVEHFKYKQELERKLTVTSIIGLGFSLMGVPFGLSSTLHISLTDGGNVTILYGWLVVAFFSICVVLSLSEIISKYPTAGGVYHFSALLSNEKYSSISSWITGWFLLIGNWTYAVSIMFAGSEFILSIFGLKDVYYKEDSFLVLVVYSIILLLCGFINFKFSKYLEKINKLCIVWTIYTVLAIDFLLIFFAKRTNSIKEILTNFDNTRSGWPDALAFMIGLQSSSFTLTGYGMLFSMTDEVKNPERNMPKGALSAISMSTITGLIFILPILTILPELSILLDETPEIMPIDLIFKFSTESYIVSFLLVILLIGTVLFQALGALTTASRTTYAFARDGGLPFKNYWVEVDSVEESTIPKNALFLSMTVCIVLSLLSLLSTSAFNAFMGASVISLALANGIPILCLMLNKRRKVKGAAFRLRKFGWLVNFLSVFWVVFSFIILCLPPVIKHLTWQSMNYASVVLVGFVFFASLGYKVWGVTSFEGPKIDTEYFELHQVGKKDTKNGYAQLAGVGDEDGDED; this comes from the exons CTGGCCCCTGTTCGATTATTGAGCTCATTGCTTCACaatgacgacgacgaagtggaacaagttgaacattTCAAGTATAAACAGGAGTTGGAGAGAAAATTAACGGTCACTTCCATTATCGGATTGGGTTTCTCACTTATGGGGGTACCTTTCGGACTTTCATCTACTCTCCACATTTCACTTACAGACGGTGGTAACGTGACTATCTTGTATGGCTGGTTGGTTGTAGCATTCTTTTCTATCTGTGTTGTCCTTAGTTTGAGTGAAATTATTTCGAAGTACCCTACAGCTGGTGGAGTCTACCACTTCAGTGCACTTCTCAGTAACGAGAAGTATTCTTCTATCAGTTCCTGGATTACAGGCTGGTTCTTATTGATTGGAAACTGGACTTACGCGGTCAGCATCATGTTTGCGGGCTCTGAGTTCATTCTTTCTATCTTTGGCTTAAAGGACGTTTACTACAAGGAAGACAGTTTTCTTGTATTGGTCGTATACTCTATCATTTTGCTTCTCTGTGGGtttatcaacttcaaattctccAAATACTTGGAAAAAATCAATAAGCTCTGTATTGTATGGACAATTTACACTGTGTTGGCTattgattttcttttgattttctttgcAAAGCGGACCAACTCGATTAAGGAAATCTTAACCAACTTCGATAATACACGGTCAGGATGGCCAGACGCATTAGCCTTCATGATAGGACTCCAGAGCTCTTCGTTCACTTTGACTGGATACGGAATGTTATTCTCGATGACTGACGAAGTAAAAAATCCGGAAAGAAATATGCCTAAAGGTGCTCTCAGTGCAATTCTGATGTCTACTATTACTGGTCTTATATTCATTTTACCTATATTAACAATTTTACCAGAATTGAGCATATTATTAGATGAGACTCCAGAAATCATGCCAATTGACTTGATATTCAAGTTTTCTACGGAATCTTatattgtttctttcttatTGGTCATACTTTTAATAGGTACGGTATTGTTCCAAGCTCTCGGTGCATTAACCACAGCATCTAGAACGACTTACGCGTTTGCCCGTGATGGCGGACTTCCTTTCAAGAACTACTGGGTAGAGGTTgattctgtagaagaatcGACAATTCCTAAGAATGCTTTGTTCTTATCCATGACTGTTTGTATTGTTCTTTCATTGTTGTCATTATTGTCAACCTCTGCATTTAACGCCTTCATGGGAGCTTCTGTGATATCGTTAGCTTTGGCCAATGGTATACCAATTTTGTGTTTGATGCtcaacaagagaagaaaggtCAAAGGTGCAGCCTTTCGGTTGAGGAAATTTGGTTGGttggtcaacttcttgtctgTTTTCTGGGTTGTCTTTTCGTTCATTATATTGTGTCTCCCCCCTGTAATAAAACATTTGACATGGCAATCGATGAATTACGCGTCTGTTGTCcttgttggttttgttttctttgcaTCCCTCGGCTACAAGGTATGGGGTGTAACGAGTTTCGAAGGACCCAAGATTGATACAGAATACTTCGAGCTTCACC aagttggaaaaaaGGACACTAAGAATGGCTACGCTCAGCTTGCTGGGGTTGGTGACGAAGATGgtgatgaagac
- the TIM17 gene encoding mitochondrial inner membrane import translocase subunit (Mitochondrial import inner membrane translocase subunit TIM17 (Mitochondrial protein import protein 2) (Mitochondrial inner membrane protein MIM17)~go_function protein translocase activity~go_component mitochondrial inner membrane presequence translocase complex~go_process protein transport) — MSADHTRDPCPIVILNDFGGAFAMGVIGGCVWHGIKGFRNSPYGERGYGAISAIKARAPVVGGNFGVWGGLFSTFDCSVKAVRKREDAWNAVIAGFFTGGALAIRGGWRHTRNSAITCACLLGVFEGVGMMMSRVMAQPQIAPMYPEESPKMAA, encoded by the coding sequence ATGTCCGCCGACCATACCAGAGATCCCTGCCCCATTGTGATATTGAATGACTTTGGTGGTGCCTTCGCCATGGGTGTTATTGGTGGCTGTGTGTGGCACGGTATCAAAGGGTTCAGAAACTCTCCCTATGGTGAAAGAGGTTACGGAGCCATCTCGGCCATCAAGGCCAGAGCTCCGGTTGTCGGAGGTAATTTCGGTGTGTGGGGTGGTTTGTTCTCTACTTTTGACTGTAGTGTCAAGGCTGTtagaaagagagaagacGCCTGGAATGCCGTCATTGCTGGTTTCTTCACTGGTGGTGCTTTGGCCATCAGAGGTGGCTGGAGGCACACCAGAAACTCGGCCATCACTTGTGCCTGTTTGTTAGGTGTGTTTGAAGGGGTTGGTATGATGATGTCGAGAGTGATGGCCCAGCCGCAGATCGCTCCTATGTATCCTGAGGAATCCCCAAAGATGGCAGCTTAA